A part of Vigna radiata var. radiata cultivar VC1973A chromosome 11, Vradiata_ver6, whole genome shotgun sequence genomic DNA contains:
- the LOC106777991 gene encoding uncharacterized protein LOC106777991, which yields MVTGWRRAFCTSIPKDTEPKVFTERKQHCQNNNNDTNHSPKITSKFGFFSNPSTPRSESLPPPTPTLRCRTTCSVPNSPKLQCKTQRLFHNSNPSSPKSRSTFSLFKATLRLSKSRCGICTQSVRSGQGTAIFTAECSHTFHFPCIVKKHPILTCPVCNTSWKELPVLSIHHNDDNNKKTFKVYNDDEPLMSPTSLSRFNPIPESDNEEEEDNNKTEFQGFNVAPLPNLPSSPVIRRNLELSLLPEAAIVAANRNYETYVVVLKLKPPHAPKPPRRAPIDLVAVLDVGGAMSGNKLRLMKNSMRQVISSLRPTDRLSIVAFSAGSKRLLPLRRMTGGGQRSARRIVDALAAIDQSREGTPVKNDAVKKAAKVLEDRREKNGVASIIVLSDIPESRAGNSIHKPSLVSTTRLSHLEVPVHAVRLGDSPHALSDDALAKFVGGLLSVVAQDVRIQLEVVSRSRAVEIAGVYSLAGRPVSLGTGWIRIGDLYAEEERELLVELKVPAASAGSHHVLTVRSSYRDPLTRESLNPVEQAMLVPRPHTVRSSCPKIERLRNLHVTARAVAESTRLAEHNDISGAHHLLSSARALLSQSSKPDEEFLRWLEAEQAELQRRRQRPTRINSRPEEKIEPLTPTSAWRAAERLAKVAIMRKSMNRVSDLHGFENARF from the exons ATGGTTACTGGGTGGAGAAGAGCCTTCTGCACATCCATCCCCAAAGATACAGAACCCAAAGTCTTCACTGAGAGAAAACAACATTGCCAGAACAATAACAACGATACCAATCACAGTCCCAAAATCACTTCCAAGTTTGGATTTTTCTCTAACCCATCAACCCCCCGCTCCGAATCTCTCCCTCCACCCACCCCTACCCTCCGGTGTCGAACCACCTGTTCAGTCCCTAACAGCCCAAAACTTCAATGCAAAACTCAGAGGTTGTTCCATAACTCAAACCCCTCATCCCCCAAGTCACGGTCCACCTTCTCACTTTTCAAAGCCACTCTACGCCTATCCAAA AGTCGATGTGGAATCTGTACTCAGAGTGTGAGGAGTGGGCAAGGAACTGCAATTTTCACGGCGGAATGCTCTCACACGTTCCACTTCCCTTGCATAGTGAAGAAGCACCCGATCCTAACCTGCCCCGTGTGCAACACTAGCTGGAAGGAACTTCCAGTGCTCTCCATCCACCACAATGACGATAACAACAAGAAAACCTTCAAGGTTTACAACGATGACGAACCTCTCATGTCTCCTACTTCACTGTCTCGCTTCAACCCCATTCCCGAGTCCGATAACgaggaggaagaagacaatAACAAAACAGAATTTCAAGGCTTCAACGTTGCTCCGCTTCCCAATTTACCTTCCTCGCCGGTAATCCGGAGGAACCTCGAGCTATCGTTGCTTCCGGAGGCAGCCATTGTCGCTGCCAATCGAAACTACGAGACCTACGTTGTCGTTTTGAAGCTCAAGCCACCTCACGCTCCGAAACCGCCTCGTCGAGCTCCAATTGATCTCGTCGCCGTGCTCGACGTAGGCGGCGCCATGTCCGGCAACAAACTCCGCCTGATGAAAAACTCCATGCGACAAGTAATCTCATCGCTCCGCCCAACGGATCGTCTCTCAATCGTTGCATTCTCCGCCGGATCCAAGCGGTTGCTTCCGCTGCGGCGAATGACCGGCGGTGGCCAGAGATCGGCGCGTCGGATTGTCGACGCACTTGCCGCGATCGACCAGTCCCGAGAAGGAACGCCGGTGAAGAACGACGCCGTCAAAAAGGCCGCGAAGGTGCTCGAGGACCGCCGCGAGAAGAACGGTGTCGCGAGCATCATAGTCCTATCCGATATCCCCGAATCACGTGCCGGAAACAGTATTCACAAGCCCTCGCTGGTGTCCACCACTCGCCTCTCGCACCTCGAAGTCCCTGTCCACGCGGTTCGCCTGGGGGATTCTCCTCACGCGCTCTCCGACGACGCGCTCGCGAAATTCGTGGGTGGTTTGTTGAGCGTGGTTGCTCAGGATGTTAGGATTCAGTTAGAGGTGGTGTCGCGATCGCGAGCAGTAGAGATCGCTGGGGTGTACTCATTAGCGGGTCGACCCGTTTCGCTTGGTACTGGTTGGATCCGAATTGGGGATCTCTACGCGGAGGAGGAGAGAGAATTGTTGGTGGAACTGAAGGTGCCTGCCGCCTCCGCTGGGTCCCACCACGTTCTGACCGTACGATCCTCTTATCGGGACCCCCTCACTCGAGAGTCTTTGAATCCCGTTGAGCAGGCAATGCTTGTTCCTCGTCCCCACACCGTACGATCCTCCTGCCCCAAGATCGAACGATTACGAAACCTCCACGTCACCGCCAGAGCCGTAGCCGAGTCGACCCGGCTCGCCGAACACAACGATATCTCTGGGGCTCATCACCTGCTCTCCTCGGCTAGAGCCCTTCTAAGTCAATCTAGTAAGCCGGATGAGGAGTTCCTGCGCTGGCTGGAAGCTGAGCAAGCGGAGCTTCAGCGGCGCAGACAGAGACCAACGCGTATTAACAGTCGCCCCGAAGAAAAAATAGAGCCACTGACGCCGACTTCGGCTTGGCGAGCTGCTGAGCGACTGGCTAAGGTTGCTATTATGAGGAAGTCTATGAACAGAGTTAGCGACTTGCATGGATTTGAGAATGCGAgattttag